The following are encoded in a window of Variovorax paradoxus genomic DNA:
- a CDS encoding SMP-30/gluconolactonase/LRE family protein, translating to MQAELVLDARNGTGESPVWLATEQALYWVDIPARTLNRWHAGEGHAKWQADEMIACIAPRAGQPGEWIAGMESGLFSLRPRTDGTLAATPLAAVAHAAPGMRFNDGRCDRQGRFWAGTMLLDMAAGARVGRLYSYGAGNDSATLQLDDLIVPNGLAFSPDGRTMYLSDSHPSVQAIWAFDYDTDTGTPHNRRVFVDMQPLPGRPDGAAMDVDGCYWICGNDAGLVHRFTPDGRLDRSLAVPVKKPAMCAFGGPNLDTLFVTSIRPGGIDLSDQPLAGGVFALRPGVAGVPEPAFG from the coding sequence ATGCAAGCCGAACTCGTTCTCGACGCGCGCAACGGCACGGGCGAAAGCCCCGTGTGGCTGGCCACGGAGCAGGCGCTCTACTGGGTCGACATTCCCGCGCGCACGCTCAACCGCTGGCACGCTGGCGAAGGCCATGCGAAGTGGCAGGCCGATGAAATGATCGCCTGCATCGCACCGCGTGCCGGCCAGCCCGGCGAGTGGATCGCAGGCATGGAAAGCGGCCTCTTCTCGCTGCGCCCGCGCACCGACGGCACGCTCGCAGCCACGCCGCTCGCCGCGGTGGCGCACGCCGCGCCGGGCATGCGCTTCAACGACGGTCGCTGCGACCGGCAGGGCCGCTTCTGGGCCGGCACGATGCTGCTCGACATGGCCGCCGGCGCACGCGTCGGCCGCCTGTACAGCTACGGTGCGGGCAACGACAGCGCGACGCTGCAACTCGACGACCTGATCGTGCCCAACGGCCTGGCCTTCAGCCCCGACGGCCGCACGATGTACCTGTCGGACTCGCACCCGAGCGTGCAAGCCATCTGGGCCTTCGACTACGACACCGACACCGGCACGCCGCACAACCGCCGCGTGTTCGTCGACATGCAGCCCCTGCCCGGCCGCCCCGACGGCGCGGCGATGGACGTCGACGGCTGCTACTGGATCTGCGGCAACGACGCCGGCCTGGTGCACCGCTTCACGCCCGACGGCCGGCTCGACCGCTCGCTCGCCGTGCCGGTGAAGAAGCCCGCCATGTGCGCCTTCGGCGGCCCAAACCTCGACACGCTGTTCGTCACCTCGATCCGCCCCGGCGGCATCGACCTGTCGGACCAGCCGCTGGCCGGCGGCGTGTTCGCGCTGCGCCCCGGCGTGGCCGGCGTGCCCGAGCCGGCGTTCGGCTGA
- a CDS encoding TRAP transporter substrate-binding protein — MKLYKTLIALAAGAAAALTTLAAGATEFRSADIHPDDYPTVTAVKFMSERLKALSGGKHSIKVFNNSALGNEKDTIEQTKIGALQMVRVNIAPMNNICPETQVPTMPFLFRSVDHLHKVLDGPVGEEILKSCEKQGFVGLAYYDSGARSMFTAKKAVRNFADMKGLKVRVQQSDLWVSMLEAMGANATPMPMGEVYTGLKTGLIDAAENNYPTYESARAFEVAKYYSKTEHSMAPEMLLFSKRVWDKLSTEEQGWLRQAAKESVPYMRKQWQEREVKSLATVKAGGAEIIDVDKAPFQAAMKPVYDKFITDAKLKDLVKRVQDTK; from the coding sequence ATGAAGCTCTACAAGACACTCATCGCACTTGCTGCCGGCGCTGCAGCCGCGTTGACCACCCTGGCTGCAGGCGCCACCGAGTTCCGCTCGGCCGACATCCACCCCGACGACTACCCCACCGTGACCGCCGTGAAGTTCATGAGCGAACGGCTCAAGGCGTTGTCCGGGGGCAAGCACAGCATCAAGGTCTTCAACAACAGCGCGCTCGGCAACGAGAAGGACACGATCGAGCAGACCAAGATCGGCGCGCTGCAGATGGTGCGCGTGAACATCGCGCCCATGAACAACATCTGCCCCGAGACGCAGGTGCCGACCATGCCCTTCCTGTTCCGCTCGGTCGACCACCTGCACAAGGTGCTCGACGGCCCGGTCGGTGAAGAAATTCTGAAGTCGTGCGAGAAGCAGGGCTTCGTGGGCCTGGCCTACTACGACAGCGGCGCGCGCTCGATGTTCACGGCCAAGAAGGCCGTGCGCAACTTCGCCGACATGAAGGGCCTGAAGGTCCGCGTGCAGCAGTCCGACCTGTGGGTGTCGATGCTCGAAGCCATGGGCGCCAACGCCACGCCGATGCCCATGGGCGAGGTGTACACGGGCCTGAAGACCGGCCTCATCGACGCCGCGGAAAACAACTACCCCACCTACGAAAGCGCGCGCGCCTTCGAGGTCGCCAAGTACTACAGCAAGACCGAGCACTCGATGGCCCCCGAGATGCTGCTGTTCTCCAAGCGCGTGTGGGACAAGCTCTCCACCGAAGAGCAAGGCTGGCTGCGCCAGGCCGCCAAGGAATCGGTGCCCTACATGCGCAAGCAGTGGCAGGAGCGTGAAGTGAAGTCACTGGCCACGGTGAAGGCCGGCGGCGCCGAGATCATCGACGTCGACAAGGCCCCGTTCCAGGCCGCGATGAAGCCGGTGTACGACAAGTTCATCACGGACGCGAAGCTCAAAGACCTGGTCAAGCGCGTCCAGGACACGAAGTAA
- a CDS encoding TRAP transporter small permease: protein MYTKLCRTLARACMWMGILGLVAVICAVSWQVFGRYVLNNTPTWAESLALLLVLYVTMLGVAVGVRDAGHIGLESFLVLAPDWLRLKMEYLIHALILLFGLAMAWNCASLAESVWDYRLPTLWISEGWKYVPAAVSGVLIVMFSIEHIIALAQGREVEPAWG from the coding sequence ATGTACACCAAACTTTGCCGCACGCTCGCCCGTGCCTGCATGTGGATGGGCATCCTCGGTCTCGTCGCGGTGATCTGCGCCGTGAGCTGGCAGGTGTTCGGCCGCTACGTGCTCAACAACACCCCCACCTGGGCCGAAAGCCTCGCGCTGCTGCTGGTGCTCTACGTGACCATGCTGGGCGTGGCCGTGGGCGTGCGCGACGCGGGCCACATCGGGCTTGAATCCTTCCTCGTGCTCGCACCCGACTGGCTGCGCCTGAAGATGGAATACCTCATCCACGCGCTGATCCTGCTGTTCGGCCTGGCCATGGCCTGGAACTGCGCCTCGCTCGCCGAATCGGTGTGGGACTACCGCCTCCCCACGCTGTGGATTTCCGAAGGCTGGAAGTACGTGCCCGCCGCCGTGTCGGGCGTCCTCATCGTGATGTTCTCGATCGAACACATCATCGCGCTCGCTCAAGGCCGCGAAGTCGAACCCGCCTGGGGCTGA
- a CDS encoding TRAP transporter large permease → MTTPLLILCLSFTLFLLLGVPVAFSIGLSALATLLYEGLPLAVGFQQMTSGMGIFSFLAIPFFIFAGELMLYGGIADRIVNFARNLVGHVRGGLGMSNVVACTLFGGVSGSPVADVSAMGAVMIPMMKKEGYHADYAVNVTTHAALVGALMPTSHNLIIYSLAAGGKVSIAALILAALLPAAVLTISNLAAAYLVAVKRGYPAGKFPGWEIVARSFAAALPGLFIVVLILGGILSGIFTATESAAVAVLYALALTIFVYRTLKWEHFIKAAAKAVRTTGVILLLIGISSTFGYLISLYGVAQLTGELLSQITTTPWMIFLLINVILFVLGTFLDMAATILLCTPIFLPIAQHYGMTSVQFGVVMLINCALGLNTPPVGTTQFVGCAIGGVSVGTVMRTIWPFYGALIFALGVVTFVPAFSTWLPGLFMVVK, encoded by the coding sequence ATGACGACCCCTCTTCTCATTCTTTGCCTCTCGTTCACGCTGTTCCTGCTGCTCGGCGTGCCGGTGGCGTTCTCGATCGGCCTGTCGGCCCTGGCCACGCTGCTGTACGAAGGCCTGCCACTCGCGGTGGGCTTCCAGCAGATGACCTCGGGCATGGGCATCTTCTCGTTCCTGGCCATTCCGTTCTTCATCTTCGCCGGCGAGCTCATGCTCTACGGCGGCATCGCGGACCGCATCGTCAACTTTGCGCGCAACCTCGTGGGCCACGTGCGCGGCGGCCTCGGCATGTCGAACGTGGTGGCCTGCACCTTGTTCGGCGGCGTCTCGGGCTCGCCCGTGGCGGACGTCTCGGCCATGGGCGCCGTGATGATCCCGATGATGAAGAAGGAGGGCTACCACGCCGACTACGCGGTCAACGTGACGACGCACGCGGCCCTAGTCGGCGCGCTGATGCCGACGAGCCACAACCTCATCATTTACTCGCTCGCAGCGGGCGGCAAGGTGTCGATTGCGGCGCTGATCCTGGCGGCGCTGCTGCCGGCGGCCGTGCTCACCATCAGCAACCTCGCGGCGGCCTACCTCGTGGCCGTGAAGCGCGGCTACCCGGCCGGCAAGTTCCCGGGCTGGGAGATCGTGGCGCGTTCGTTCGCGGCGGCATTGCCGGGCCTGTTCATCGTGGTACTGATCCTCGGCGGCATTCTGTCGGGCATCTTCACGGCGACCGAATCGGCGGCGGTGGCGGTGCTCTATGCGCTGGCGCTGACGATCTTCGTGTACCGCACGCTGAAGTGGGAGCACTTCATCAAGGCGGCCGCGAAGGCGGTGCGCACCACGGGCGTGATCCTGCTGCTCATCGGCATCTCGAGCACCTTCGGCTACCTCATCAGCCTGTACGGCGTGGCCCAGCTCACGGGCGAGCTGCTGTCGCAGATCACGACCACGCCGTGGATGATCTTCCTGCTCATCAACGTCATCCTGTTCGTGCTGGGCACCTTCCTGGACATGGCCGCGACGATCCTGCTGTGCACGCCGATCTTCTTGCCGATTGCGCAGCACTACGGCATGACCTCGGTGCAATTCGGGGTGGTGATGCTCATCAACTGCGCGCTCGGCCTGAACACGCCGCCCGTGGGCACCACCCAGTTCGTGGGCTGTGCCATCGGCGGGGTGTCGGTGGGCACGGTGATGCGAACGATCTGGCCCTTCTACGGCGCATTGATCTTTGCGCTCGGGGTCGTTACCTTTGTTCCCGCGTTTTCCACCTGGCTCCCGGGCCTGTTCATGGTGGTGAAGTAA
- the garD gene encoding galactarate dehydratase gives MADANTRPPLYIRIHAADNVAIVANDGGLKAGTAFNDGLVLVDTVPQGHKVALTDLAEGAAIVRYNVVIGYALKALPRGSWVHERVMRMPVAPELDGLPIATVKPPALPPLEGYTFEGYRNADGSVGTRNILAITQTVQCVAGVTEFAVQRIKAELLPKYPNVDDVVALEHTYGCGVAIDAPDAIVPIRTLRNISLNPNFGGEVMVVSLGCEKLQPERLLPPGTIPITDQRGAPAEDLDVVCLQDDTHVGFMSMIDSVMRQADVHLARLNKRRRETVPASELVVGVQCGGSDAFSGVTANPAVGFCTDLLVRAGATVMFSEVTEVRDGIDQLTSRASTPEVADAMIREMAWYDAYLHQGRVDRSANTTPGNKKGGLSNIVEKAMGSIVKSGSAPITGVLAPGEKVKQKGLIYAATPASDFICGTLQLAAGMNLHVFTTGRGTPYGLAEVPVIKVATRSDLARRWHDLMDVNAGRIADGEASIEDIGWEMFRLMLDVASGRKKTWAEHWKLHNALVLFNPAPVT, from the coding sequence ATGGCCGATGCGAACACCCGACCGCCGCTGTACATCCGCATCCACGCGGCCGACAACGTCGCCATCGTCGCGAACGACGGCGGCCTCAAGGCCGGCACGGCCTTCAACGACGGCCTCGTGCTGGTCGACACCGTGCCCCAGGGCCACAAGGTTGCGCTGACCGACCTGGCCGAAGGCGCGGCCATCGTGCGCTACAACGTCGTGATCGGCTATGCGCTCAAGGCGCTGCCGCGCGGCAGCTGGGTGCATGAGCGCGTGATGCGCATGCCGGTCGCACCCGAACTCGACGGCTTGCCCATCGCGACCGTCAAGCCCCCTGCCCTGCCGCCGCTCGAGGGCTACACCTTCGAGGGCTACCGTAACGCCGACGGCTCGGTGGGCACGCGCAACATCCTGGCCATCACACAGACCGTGCAGTGCGTGGCCGGCGTGACCGAGTTCGCCGTGCAACGCATCAAGGCCGAGCTGCTGCCGAAGTACCCGAACGTCGATGACGTGGTGGCGCTGGAGCACACCTACGGCTGCGGCGTCGCCATCGACGCGCCTGACGCCATCGTGCCGATCCGCACGCTGCGCAACATCAGCCTCAACCCGAACTTCGGCGGCGAGGTGATGGTCGTGAGCCTGGGCTGCGAGAAGCTGCAGCCTGAGCGGCTGCTGCCGCCCGGCACCATTCCCATCACCGACCAGCGCGGCGCGCCTGCTGAAGATCTCGACGTGGTCTGCCTGCAGGACGATACGCACGTCGGCTTCATGTCGATGATCGATTCGGTGATGCGCCAGGCCGATGTGCACCTCGCGCGCCTCAACAAACGCCGGCGCGAGACAGTGCCTGCGAGCGAACTCGTCGTGGGCGTGCAGTGCGGCGGCAGCGACGCTTTTTCGGGCGTCACCGCCAACCCGGCCGTTGGCTTCTGCACCGACCTGCTGGTGCGCGCGGGCGCCACCGTGATGTTCTCGGAAGTGACCGAGGTGCGCGACGGCATCGACCAGCTCACCTCGCGCGCGTCCACGCCCGAAGTGGCCGACGCCATGATCCGCGAGATGGCCTGGTACGACGCCTACCTGCACCAAGGCCGCGTCGACCGCAGCGCCAACACCACGCCCGGCAACAAGAAGGGCGGGCTGTCGAACATCGTCGAGAAGGCGATGGGCTCGATCGTGAAGTCGGGCTCGGCGCCGATCACCGGTGTGCTCGCGCCCGGCGAGAAGGTGAAGCAGAAGGGCCTGATCTACGCCGCCACGCCCGCCAGCGATTTCATCTGCGGCACGCTGCAACTCGCAGCGGGCATGAACCTGCATGTGTTCACCACCGGCCGCGGCACGCCCTACGGGCTGGCCGAAGTACCGGTGATCAAGGTCGCCACGCGCAGCGACCTCGCACGCCGCTGGCACGACCTGATGGACGTGAACGCAGGCCGCATCGCCGACGGCGAAGCCAGCATCGAGGACATCGGCTGGGAGATGTTCCGCCTGATGCTCGACGTGGCCAGCGGGCGCAAGAAGACCTGGGCCGAGCACTGGAAGCTGCACAACGCGCTGGTGCTGTTCAACCCGGCACCGGTCACCTGA
- a CDS encoding SDR family NAD(P)-dependent oxidoreductase, whose amino-acid sequence MEDLKDKTALVTGASTGIGAAVAIAFAARGMRVAVHYNSSADAANGVVDTIRAAGGTAFALQADVRDTAAIRACVQETTAQFGRIDVLVNNAGSLVKRMPIAEFDDALFDEVMHINARSVLAFCRETVPQMRKQGSGAIINVTSVAARTGGGPGAYLYAGAKGFVSTATHGLARELVGDRIRVNAVAPGVIQTPFQDRFSTPAMLETFRTGIPMGRLGTADECVGAFLYLASEQLSGYVTGQVLEVNGGQYMP is encoded by the coding sequence ATGGAAGACCTCAAGGACAAGACAGCCCTCGTCACCGGTGCCAGCACCGGCATCGGCGCGGCGGTGGCCATCGCCTTTGCCGCGCGCGGCATGCGCGTGGCGGTGCACTACAACAGCTCGGCCGATGCGGCCAACGGCGTGGTCGACACCATCCGCGCGGCCGGCGGCACGGCCTTCGCGCTGCAGGCCGACGTGCGCGACACGGCCGCGATCCGCGCCTGCGTGCAGGAAACGACGGCGCAGTTCGGCCGCATCGACGTGCTCGTGAACAACGCCGGCAGCCTGGTCAAGCGCATGCCCATCGCCGAATTCGACGATGCGCTGTTCGACGAAGTGATGCACATCAACGCGCGCTCGGTGCTGGCTTTCTGCCGCGAGACGGTGCCGCAGATGCGCAAGCAAGGCAGCGGCGCCATCATCAACGTGACCTCGGTGGCCGCGCGCACCGGCGGCGGTCCTGGTGCCTACCTGTACGCGGGCGCCAAGGGCTTCGTGAGCACCGCGACGCACGGCCTGGCCCGGGAACTGGTGGGCGACCGCATCCGCGTGAACGCGGTGGCGCCCGGCGTGATCCAGACGCCGTTCCAGGACCGCTTCTCGACGCCCGCGATGCTCGAAACCTTCAGGACCGGCATCCCGATGGGGCGCCTGGGCACGGCCGACGAATGCGTGGGCGCCTTCCTGTACCTCGCGTCCGAACAGCTCTCGGGCTACGTGACAGGCCAGGTGCTCGAGGTGAACGGCGGGCAGTACATGCCCTGA
- a CDS encoding tripartite tricarboxylate transporter substrate binding protein, which yields MQRSQFVRGIAALSATAALSLGLAAPAAAQANDFPNRTIELLVPYQPGGGTDGLARAFSEASRKHISQSIVIVNRPGAGGAIGWTEVINAKPDGYKLAVLTVELLTLPHLGLAKFNYDDFQPIAQLNADPAAITVKADAPWNTIEEFLAAAKKSPEGIRVGNSGNGSIWHLAAAALEDKTGTKFGHIPYQGAAPAVLALLGGHIEAVAVSPAEVTTHVQGGKLKVLMVMADKRVKGFDKVPTAKERGIDLSIGTWRGLGAPKNTPPEVMAKLREITAKTAAEPLMHEVMDKQNLGYVYTDGAVFKETLAKDNAYFKALITKLNIKP from the coding sequence ATGCAAAGAAGCCAGTTCGTCCGCGGCATTGCCGCCCTTTCGGCCACCGCCGCCCTCTCGCTCGGCCTGGCCGCGCCCGCCGCAGCGCAAGCCAACGACTTCCCGAACCGCACCATCGAGCTGCTCGTGCCCTACCAGCCCGGCGGCGGCACCGACGGGCTGGCGCGCGCGTTTTCCGAAGCCAGTCGCAAGCACATCTCGCAGAGCATCGTGATCGTCAACCGCCCCGGCGCAGGCGGCGCCATCGGCTGGACCGAGGTGATCAACGCCAAGCCCGACGGCTACAAGCTCGCGGTGCTCACGGTGGAGCTGCTCACGCTGCCGCACCTGGGCCTGGCCAAGTTCAACTACGACGACTTCCAGCCCATTGCGCAGCTCAACGCCGACCCGGCCGCGATCACCGTGAAGGCCGATGCGCCGTGGAACACGATCGAAGAGTTCCTGGCCGCGGCGAAGAAGTCGCCCGAGGGCATTCGCGTGGGCAACTCGGGCAACGGCTCGATCTGGCACCTGGCCGCCGCCGCGCTCGAAGACAAGACCGGCACCAAGTTCGGCCACATCCCCTACCAGGGCGCGGCGCCCGCCGTGCTGGCGCTGCTGGGCGGCCACATCGAAGCCGTGGCCGTGAGCCCCGCCGAAGTCACGACGCATGTGCAGGGCGGCAAGCTCAAGGTGCTGATGGTGATGGCCGACAAGCGCGTGAAGGGCTTCGACAAAGTCCCGACCGCGAAGGAGCGCGGCATCGACCTGTCGATCGGCACGTGGCGCGGCCTGGGCGCGCCGAAGAACACGCCGCCCGAAGTGATGGCCAAGCTGCGCGAGATCACCGCCAAGACCGCCGCCGAGCCGCTGATGCACGAGGTGATGGACAAGCAGAACCTGGGCTACGTCTACACCGACGGCGCCGTGTTCAAGGAAACGCTCGCCAAGGACAACGCCTACTTCAAGGCGCTGATCACCAAGCTCAACATCAAGCCGTGA
- a CDS encoding Bug family tripartite tricarboxylate transporter substrate binding protein: MQRRTLIQSALAVSLAAALPAFAQGGSTWPTGKAITYLVPFPAGGTTDVLGRLIGQRLGTALGTSVIIDNKGGAGGSVGSEIGARAAPDGFTLVGGTISSHAINVSLYPKLGYDPQKSFAPVTLIGTNPVVLVVNQASPYKTLKDVIAASKAKTGGLSSASAGTGTSQHLALELLGFKSGVKFTHIPYKGSGPAIQDVIGGQVDMMFDTTVVAGPHIQSGKLRAIAVTSAKRLASMPDVPTVAESGVPGLQDFEVVSWQAIFLPAGAPAPVVERLHTEIRKILATPEMQDKLKGFGMEPADLTTAQIAAFQKAEVEKWAQVIKAAGIKAD; this comes from the coding sequence ATGCAACGCCGCACACTCATCCAGTCCGCCCTCGCCGTTTCGCTCGCCGCGGCCCTGCCCGCCTTCGCGCAGGGCGGCAGTACCTGGCCCACGGGCAAGGCCATCACCTACCTCGTGCCCTTCCCCGCGGGCGGCACCACCGACGTGCTGGGCCGCCTCATCGGGCAGAGGCTCGGCACCGCGCTCGGCACGAGCGTGATCATCGACAACAAGGGCGGCGCCGGCGGCAGCGTGGGCTCCGAGATCGGCGCGCGCGCCGCGCCCGACGGCTTCACGCTGGTGGGCGGCACGATCAGCTCGCACGCCATCAACGTGAGCCTGTACCCCAAGCTGGGCTACGACCCGCAGAAGTCGTTCGCGCCCGTGACGCTCATCGGCACCAACCCGGTCGTGCTGGTGGTGAACCAGGCCAGCCCCTACAAGACGCTGAAGGACGTGATCGCCGCGAGCAAGGCCAAGACCGGCGGCCTCTCGTCGGCTTCGGCGGGCACGGGCACCTCGCAGCACCTGGCGCTGGAGCTGCTGGGCTTCAAGTCGGGCGTGAAGTTCACGCACATCCCCTACAAGGGCAGCGGCCCGGCGATCCAGGACGTGATCGGCGGACAGGTCGACATGATGTTCGACACCACCGTGGTGGCCGGCCCGCACATCCAGAGCGGCAAGCTGCGCGCCATTGCCGTCACCTCGGCCAAGCGCCTGGCCTCGATGCCCGACGTGCCCACGGTCGCCGAGTCGGGCGTGCCCGGCCTGCAGGACTTCGAGGTGGTGTCGTGGCAGGCGATCTTCCTGCCCGCCGGCGCGCCCGCCCCCGTGGTCGAGCGCCTGCACACCGAGATCCGCAAGATCCTCGCGACGCCCGAGATGCAGGACAAGCTCAAGGGCTTCGGCATGGAGCCCGCCGACCTGACGACCGCGCAGATCGCAGCCTTCCAGAAGGCCGAAGTGGAGAAGTGGGCGCAGGTGATCAAGGCCGCAGGCATCAAGGCCGACTGA
- the asd gene encoding archaetidylserine decarboxylase (Phosphatidylserine decarboxylase is synthesized as a single chain precursor. Generation of the pyruvoyl active site from a Ser is coupled to cleavage of a Gly-Ser bond between the larger (beta) and smaller (alpha chains). It is an integral membrane protein.) — MSDRSAVLPQYLFPKQALTNFAGWVAGKERGAVTTWIIRRFVAKYGVDMGEALESDIHHYKSFNQFFTRALKPGMRPLAQADLVCPVDGAISQFGAIEGDQIFQAKGHNYTTTALVGGDAALAAKFAHGSFATLYLSPKDYHRIHMPCDGRLVRMIHVPGDLFSVNPTTARGVPGLFARNERVVCVFESANGPFVLVLVGATIVGSMATVWHGVVNPPRVGELREWHYNDQQIDIKKGDEMGRFLLGSTVVMLFPAPALAFNPDWSPTRAIRLGEAMANYA; from the coding sequence GTGTCCGATCGCTCCGCAGTTCTGCCCCAATACCTGTTCCCCAAGCAGGCCCTGACCAATTTCGCCGGCTGGGTCGCAGGCAAGGAACGAGGCGCGGTCACCACCTGGATCATTCGCCGCTTCGTTGCCAAGTACGGCGTCGACATGGGCGAAGCGCTCGAGTCCGACATCCATCACTACAAGAGCTTCAACCAGTTCTTCACGCGCGCCCTCAAGCCCGGCATGCGCCCGCTCGCGCAGGCCGACCTCGTCTGCCCCGTGGACGGCGCCATCAGCCAGTTCGGCGCCATCGAGGGCGACCAGATCTTCCAGGCCAAGGGCCACAACTACACGACCACCGCGCTGGTCGGCGGCGACGCGGCGCTGGCCGCCAAGTTCGCGCACGGCAGCTTTGCCACGCTGTACCTGAGCCCCAAGGACTACCACCGCATCCACATGCCCTGCGACGGGCGCCTGGTGCGCATGATCCATGTGCCCGGCGACCTGTTCTCGGTCAACCCGACCACCGCGCGCGGCGTGCCCGGCCTGTTCGCGCGCAACGAACGCGTGGTGTGCGTCTTCGAATCGGCCAACGGCCCCTTCGTGCTCGTGCTCGTGGGCGCCACCATCGTGGGCAGCATGGCCACCGTGTGGCACGGCGTGGTCAACCCGCCGCGCGTGGGCGAGCTGCGCGAGTGGCACTACAACGACCAGCAGATCGACATCAAGAAGGGCGACGAGATGGGCCGGTTCTTGCTCGGCTCCACCGTCGTCATGCTGTTCCCGGCGCCCGCGCTGGCCTTCAACCCGGACTGGTCGCCCACCCGCGCGATCCGCCTGGGCGAAGCCATGGCCAACTACGCCTGA
- a CDS encoding winged helix-turn-helix transcriptional regulator — MSTKENAAISQLLALLEARYALRVLWALRDGHAQTFRLLQDSVGGITPNTLNTRIKELREAGVVSHGSDGYCLTLSGQDLLKRLSDLQAFAAKWQLGQNKKAAGPAAAQPASAEAPAPVTPAPSAPDAAPPATTPSGSGSQG; from the coding sequence ATGAGTACCAAGGAAAACGCAGCCATCAGCCAGTTGCTCGCCCTGCTCGAAGCCCGCTACGCACTGCGTGTGCTCTGGGCCCTGCGCGACGGCCACGCCCAAACCTTCCGGCTGCTGCAGGACAGCGTCGGCGGCATCACTCCCAACACCCTCAACACCCGCATCAAAGAGTTGCGCGAAGCCGGCGTCGTGAGCCACGGCAGCGACGGCTACTGCCTCACGCTGAGCGGGCAGGACCTGCTCAAGCGCCTGTCCGACCTGCAGGCCTTCGCCGCCAAATGGCAGTTGGGGCAGAACAAGAAGGCCGCGGGGCCGGCCGCCGCTCAGCCGGCCTCTGCCGAGGCGCCCGCACCTGTGACGCCCGCGCCTTCCGCACCCGACGCAGCACCTCCCGCCACGACGCCGTCCGGCTCCGGCAGCCAGGGCTGA
- a CDS encoding FKBP-type peptidyl-prolyl cis-trans isomerase, which translates to MPTTPSGLQYEDTEVGTGAEAKAGQHVHVHYTGWLFNDGVQGAKFDSSRDRNDPFAFSLGAGQVIKGWDEGVAGMKIGGKRTLIIPAALGYGARGAGGVIPPNATLKFDVELLDAH; encoded by the coding sequence ATGCCCACCACCCCCTCCGGCCTGCAATACGAAGACACCGAAGTCGGCACCGGCGCTGAAGCCAAGGCCGGCCAGCACGTGCATGTGCACTACACCGGCTGGCTCTTCAACGACGGCGTGCAAGGCGCCAAGTTCGACTCCAGCCGCGACCGCAACGACCCCTTCGCGTTCTCGCTGGGCGCCGGCCAGGTCATCAAGGGCTGGGACGAAGGCGTCGCCGGCATGAAGATCGGCGGCAAGCGCACGCTGATCATCCCCGCTGCGCTGGGCTACGGTGCCCGCGGCGCCGGCGGCGTGATCCCCCCGAACGCCACCCTGAAGTTCGACGTCGAACTCCTCGACGCACATTGA
- the grpE gene encoding nucleotide exchange factor GrpE, which produces MLQGEPSPEELEAAHAANEAEALDALAVAQGELAALQAKNVELADQYLRAQADVQNARRRADDEITKARKFAVEAFAESLLPVTDSLEAGLAIKDATPEQIREGAEATLRQLKSALERNKVIEVAPAAGDKFDPHLHQAISMVPADQEANTVVGLLQKGYTINERVLRPALVTVAAPK; this is translated from the coding sequence ATGCTGCAAGGCGAGCCCAGTCCCGAAGAACTGGAGGCCGCGCACGCCGCCAACGAAGCCGAGGCGCTCGACGCCCTGGCCGTGGCACAAGGCGAGCTGGCTGCCCTGCAGGCCAAGAACGTCGAACTGGCCGACCAGTACCTGCGCGCCCAAGCCGACGTGCAGAACGCCCGCCGCCGCGCCGACGACGAGATCACCAAGGCCCGCAAGTTCGCGGTCGAAGCCTTTGCCGAGAGCCTGCTGCCGGTGACCGACAGCCTCGAAGCGGGCCTGGCCATCAAGGACGCCACACCCGAGCAGATCCGCGAAGGCGCCGAAGCCACGCTGCGCCAGCTCAAGAGCGCGCTCGAACGCAACAAGGTGATCGAAGTGGCCCCCGCCGCCGGCGACAAGTTCGACCCGCACCTGCACCAGGCCATCTCGATGGTGCCCGCCGATCAGGAAGCCAACACCGTGGTCGGCCTGCTGCAGAAGGGCTACACCATCAACGAGCGCGTGCTGCGCCCGGCGCTGGTCACCGTGGCCGCGCCCAAGTAA